A genomic region of Arachis stenosperma cultivar V10309 chromosome 9, arast.V10309.gnm1.PFL2, whole genome shotgun sequence contains the following coding sequences:
- the LOC130950891 gene encoding probable glutathione S-transferase, whose translation MEDLKLHGFWFSPFTMRVVWTLKLKGIAYENIEEDWVNKSPELLEYNPVYKKAPVLVHYGKPICESMIIVEYIDEIWPHYSLVPRDPYERAQARFWVNYADQMVPALFAALYFKCGAGEEKENPTEKIWEHLKVIEDQCLGDKRKFFGGDTINIVDIAFGSLFKVLYTIEDVNEVKVIETEKFPLLHSWFNNFKNVTVIKENFPDREKMSATIKSIIEKALASS comes from the exons ATGGAAGATTTGAAGTTACATGGGTTTTGGTTCAGCCCCTTTACTATGAGGGTGGTATGGACCCTAAAGCTGAAGGGTATAGCATATGAGAACATAGAGGAAGACTGGGTCAACAAGAGTCCTGAACTTCTTGAATACAACCCTGTGTATAAGAAGGCTCCAGTGCTTGTTCATTATGGAAAACCCATATGTGAATCCATGATCATTGTTGAATATATTGATGAGATATGGCCACATTATTCATTGGTTCCTCGTGATCCGTATGAGAGAGCTCAAGCAAGGTTTTGGGTTAACTATGCTGATCAAATG GTTCCTGCATTATTTGCGGCACTCTACTTCAAATGCGGTGCTGGTGAAGAAAAAGAGAACCCAACAGAGAAGATCTGGGAACATCTCAAAGTTATTGAAGATCAATGCCTAGGTGATAAGAGGAAATTCTTTGGAGGGGACACTATTAATATTGTGGACATAGCTTTTGGGTCACTTTTCAAAGTTTTATACACTATAGAAGATGTGAATGAAGTGAAGGTCATAGAAACTGAGAAGTTCCCTCTCTTGCATTCATGGTTCAATAATTTCAAGAATGTCACAGTGATCAAAGAAAACTTCCCTGATAGGGAGAAAATGTCAG